The segment TACTATATTTTCAAAGCCTGTAACTGTGGTTGCATCGGATTTCGCGCAGGAGCTGCAGATCGATTTCACAATCATCGCTGCCGGCGGAGTCTTGGTGGTGCTGCTCCCGATTATCCTCGCATTCATCTTTCAACGATTCATCATTCATGGCATTGGTGGCGCAGTGACGGGATAACTTTGCAAAAGGAAAAGAGGCTGACGGTTGATGCTAGTAACCATCGAAAATAAAGCCGATGGAAGAAAGGATAGGTAGTTTTCTGTGAAACGAGGAACGGTTTTGTTAATGCTAGCAATGCTAGTATCATCGGCATCCGCAGAGATACTTCGTCATGATTTCAACAATTTGGACTTAGAAGATTGGGCGGTTAGGGAAGACCACCAGATGGTAGCTATTGACAATGGTGAATTGATTGCAGGCGTTCCACCTCCCGAACCAGACAGCACCACTCTTGTTTTGTTGCCTAAAGAGTTGCCCGCTAGCGATTATGATGTAGCAGTGTCTATGAGGCTCGATCTTTTCTTGTTTCACCCGACTGTTGCTAATGGAGCTGGAATTGGACTCCGCGGGCATTCAACCGAAAAGTTCCTCGGGCTTGTAAAAAACGATAGGTTACAAGATCCACGAGCGCTAAGTGACTTAGGTTATTATTTTTTTATCGGACAAAACACCGAGGGACAGTGGGGCGTGGGGGCATCAATTTGGCATATAGAACGAGTGGCGGTAAATGCAGAAGGCTTTCTTAGAGGGGTATTCATAGAAAATGAGTTGCTGAGGTTTTCACCGTTTGATGTCAAAATGGGTGAGTGGTATCGCTTAAGAGTCGTTGCAGATGCAAACTTATTCCGGGTTTTTGTCAACGAAGAGCAGATACTGGGTCTGAGGGACGTTCGCTATCCTGAAGGAACAATCTATCTGTCATCAGGATTTGGCAACGTTATTCGCTTTGACGATTTTGAAGTAAAATACGATGCCCCTGCTGCTGTACAACCGCGGCGGAAACTGGCAACAATGTGGAGTGAAATAAAAATCCAATAAGTTGCGGTCTGAAAAATTAAAGCAATTCGAGCAAATTTTAAATATATAGTTGAACGCAAGAGATAGGAGAAATTCTTTGGCAAAAGTTGTTATTGAACATCTTACGAAACACTTCGGAGACGTTGTTGCGGTAGACGACCTGACCCTCGAAATTGTCGATCGCGAATTTTTGACGTTGTTGGGACCGTCGGGCTGTGGCAAGACCACGACGTTAAATATTATCGCAGGCTTGGAAGATCCGACAAGCGGACAAGTGTTCTTCGACGATGACGACGTGACGAACGTTCCGCCCGAACAACGCGACATCGCAATGGTTTTCCAAACCTA is part of the Candidatus Poribacteria bacterium genome and harbors:
- a CDS encoding DUF1080 domain-containing protein, with protein sequence MKRGTVLLMLAMLVSSASAEILRHDFNNLDLEDWAVREDHQMVAIDNGELIAGVPPPEPDSTTLVLLPKELPASDYDVAVSMRLDLFLFHPTVANGAGIGLRGHSTEKFLGLVKNDRLQDPRALSDLGYYFFIGQNTEGQWGVGASIWHIERVAVNAEGFLRGVFIENELLRFSPFDVKMGEWYRLRVVADANLFRVFVNEEQILGLRDVRYPEGTIYLSSGFGNVIRFDDFEVKYDAPAAVQPRRKLATMWSEIKIQ